The Mercurialis annua linkage group LG2, ddMerAnnu1.2, whole genome shotgun sequence genome contains a region encoding:
- the LOC126669845 gene encoding putative F-box protein At3g25460 — protein MGKEKESSSNSAPQLPDHLVMEVLNRVPAALLVKNFRIICKSWLHHMSTADFIMRNFFRSKQELLIQDPVTDDPSRFTTKSLEMDEKELGFNINYDYTPPTPLSMFHYFCIPKHWSGFRPTTGRISCSYNGVLLINTALEDGWLYLINFLTKSIVILPRCPSNCPHEACGSALGFDPRTKQYKVVHIYAAGFGVEIFSLADNAWKVLPGPFPEDCQLDARPHHAPKFCWDDPVLIDGRYMHWYVESDRFLISMDVSDEQLVRTDLPNYGIGMDKDAYVLLDLGGQLSCIVNVSDTRIDVWISKGFRKQEWIKKHSILDEEVNYINLKAQPSMSKLIALAALRNGQVIMFKQKQEKAFVYLYEIKSRQMKQLKMPMKNGQRFVLHRNSLMSLKTDHLILNRT, from the coding sequence ATGGGAAAAGAGAAGGAAAGTTCATCAAATTCTGCCCCACAACTCCCGGATCATCTAGTAATGGAGGTCCTGAATAGAGTACCAGCCGCACTGCTCGTCAAGAACTTCAGGATCATATGCAAATCATGGCTCCATCACATGTCTACTGCCGATTTCATAATGCGGAATTTTTTCCGAAGCAAACAAGAATTGCTAATACAAGATCCAGTTACTGATGACCCCTCTCGCTTCACAACTAAATCGTTGGAGATGGACGAGAAGGAGCTCGGGTTCAACATCAACTACGACTATACGCCTCCAACTCCATTATCAATGTTTCACTACTTCTGTATACCGAAACACTGGAGCGGGTTTAGACCTACAACTGGGCGGATCAGCTGCAGTTACAACGGTGTGTTATTGATAAATACTGCTTTAGAGGATGGGTGGTTATATCTCATCAATTTCCTTACCAAGTCCATTGTAATCCTCCCGCGATGCCCGTCTAATTGTCCGCATGAAGCTTGCGGCTCAGCTCTAGGGTTCGATCCTCGAACCAAGCAGTATAAAGTGGTGCATATATATGCTGCTGGTTTCGGGGTTGAGATATTCAGCTTGGCTGACAATGCTTGGAAAGTGCTTCCGGGGCCTTTCCCCGAAGACTGCCAGTTGGACGCTAGACCTCATCACGCCCCCAAATTTTGCTGGGATGATCCCGTGTTAATCGACGGACGTTATATGCACTGGTACGTAGAGTCAGACCGCTTCTTGATATCCATGGATGTGAGTGATGAACAGCTTGTCAGAACCGATCTTCCTAACTATGGCATCGGTATGGATAAGGATGCATATGTATTGTTGGACTTAGGGGGACAACTTTCGTGCATCGTTAATGTTTCGGACACAAGGATCGACGTGTGGATTTCGAAGGGCTTTCGGAAACAGGAGTGGATCAAGAAACACAGTATCCTTGACGAAGAAGTAAACTACATAAACCTAAAAGCTCAGCCGAGTATGAGTAAACTGATTGCACTTGCAGCTTTGAGAAATGGACAAGTGATTATGTTTAAGCAAAAGCAAGAAAAAGCGTTTGTGTACTTGTATGAGATCAAGAGTAGGCAGATGAAGCAATTGAAGATGCCAATGAAGAATGGCCAAAGGTTTGTGCTTCACAGAAACAGTCTCATGTCCTTGAAAACTGACCATCTAATTCTGAATCGCACTTAG